The following nucleotide sequence is from Synchiropus splendidus isolate RoL2022-P1 chromosome 1, RoL_Sspl_1.0, whole genome shotgun sequence.
TTCGATTTTATGGTGAATTAATTCATTAACgttattttatgtttatctCTGAAATTCCGCCGATAACTGCAATAAATATAACACAATGCTAAAAGCGATTTTCGATGGAGCACATCTTGTtgcccgaaaaaaaaaactacatttaaagTTAAAGTGTTGTTTAAGAGATCAGGGACGTTATCAGTGACAAGTTGGATTTACTTTTACAAAATCAGAGTTTCCGAGAGGAAAACTGTTTCACTTGAACATTACGAAATCTGGAGTGAATCTGAAGCTCATTTGCCTcgtattttacttttaaaactTGAAAAACTTTGTCAAACTTGACTTTGTTCTCTCAGCGGACCAATCGCTCCGCGCtctggtgacgtcactggaTCAGCTCATTTACATGTGACATGGGCGGGGAAAGTTTCCCGCGTCCTGATTGGCTGCCGAGTTGGCGCTCTCTAGCATAAATGGACGGAAACGTCTCTCAAGATTCACTCTGGGATCTTTGCTCATATTCTCCAGTCAGGCCAGCAGCAGATTCTTCTTCTGAACTTCCAGACCAGCTGCACCCTGTGGAAGAGTTTTCCAGCTCTGGGAGagactcctcatcatcatcttcagacaTCAAGTGTCCACCCAGAGGTCCAGACCTTCGACATGACACCCTCAGGAGacgtcctcttcttctctggtcaGCAGCTCCAAGTGGCTTGTGAGGTGATTCTGGATATGTCAGGAGAGGAAGCAAGCCCAGACATTGTTTTCATGGAGACAGAAGATTCTCCATCAGTGGATGAAGATCAGTGGTCCATGTTGGAGCCCAGTCCAGGTGAGTTTGAGATAATGCAACAGAATAACTTGAGTTGAATCTCACCTTGATGTTGACCTCATCAtggttctctcctgcagattcTAGCCAGAACTCTTCAGAGTCGGACCAGGACGAGCCAGTGTCTCAGGaagacttgttttctgcatctgAATATGTGGAGGACATTTACTGGAACTTGAGGGCCACAGAGGTGAGTCAGGTCTGAATCTGATCTGAGCTTGTGAATCTTTGAGACAACATGTGTGACATCTCCTTTCATCCCATCAGGAGCGGTTCAGACCAAAGCCAGGCTACATGGACCATCACCCACAGACCTTGGAGAACATCAGGCCCTTCACAGTGGACTGGCTGACCCGAATCACCACAGACCTCGGGCTCGACACAGAGACTCTGCATCTGACCATCAACTACTTGGACCGGATCTTCTCCAAATCCAGATCAATGAAACTACAGGACCTGACTCTGATCGGAACGACTGCTCTGTTCATTGCTACGTAAGTATCAGCAGAACTTTGATGAGGGtccacttgacctctgacctgatgcTAGTGTCCTCACTGTTTCATGTGTCCTGGTTTTAGGAAGCACCAGAGCAGGAACCCCCCGGAGGCTCAGGTGTTTGTCCCACGAGATGGAAGCTACACAAAGAAAGAGTTGCTAGAGATGGAGTGGCGTCTCCTCAAAACCCTGGACTTCACTCTGTCAGCCCCCACGGCCTACAccttccttcacatcttcaTGTCCATCTACCCTGTTTGTGAGACCACACAGAACCTGGCGGTGGTGAGTCcaacttctctgtcttcttctctgctcacgTTTGAGTGTCTTCTTCTGActcctgtgtttcttcctcCTGGTTCAGTTTCTGGCAGACTTGAGTCTGATGGACGTGAACTTGTTGGTGCGACACGACTCGTCTAAagtggcagctgcagctctgttcATGGCCAACTACAGAGTCAACAGAGAGAACTGGGTAAGTTGCTTCAGGTGTATGATGGGATTCACAATCCTCCAATGGGAGTCACACTTAACTCACCTTCACTCTTTTCTCTTTCAGCCTGAAGACCTGGAAAACTTCTCTGGTTACTCCTTGGAGGACCTCGCCGAGTGTATGGAAACCATGTACAAGCTGGAGCTGCTTCACTCAGAGCTCCCTCTACAGGCCATCAGGTCAAAGTTCACAAAGTCAATGTAAGTTACTCTGgacaagttatttatttttaattcatgactGATCAGATTTGTgcatcaatataaaaaaaaactgacatgacACAATAAAGGtggtgtaaataaatgtatttattgccaGTCAAACTGTTTCTTCCCTTCTTTCCCTGCAGGTCTGTGGTCCAGTGTTGTTCACCATCTTCACCTGTCTGCACAGCATCGATCTACAACTCAGTGTTCTGACCGAGCTGGACTGGATCTGAACTCACGTTCAACTGTTTTTAAACGTGTTTCTTTTGGCAGAACGTCACCTGTGTGGAACACAAGAGTCACTGTTTCTGCAGCCCATTTTTAAAGGAGGATTATATTTTTGCTCtttgtacatattttattattttatattctaaATGAGATTTTTTGCAACAACAATTGTTGTGTGtacttattttaaaataaaatgtccatCGTGATTTTTAGTTGTCGTTTTTAATCCTACACAAATCCTCTCACATACTCTGCAGTGACTGTTCAAACACCTTGTGGATTTCATCCTATGAAAAGCAAAGGTGTCGTGATTTAAAGCaacactgcacaaaaaaaaaacttgttttcagatgaCTTTTTGGAAACCTTGCTCTCAAACATACTTaaatttaattacatttaaaggGTAAAATCATATAGTGAACTGAATGATGAGTGAAGCTAATGCTTTGAAACATAACTCCCAAAAGACGTGTCTCAATTACACTGTGATGGCATCAACAATGACATACGGATAATCTCaaataagttgaataaaaacatcacagtATAATCAATCCGATATTTAGGTTCTGTtagcattatttttcatttctctcattcGTGGAACCAGTTTTCTCACTGGTCAATCCACTTTGCTTCGTTTTCGTAGATGTTGGTTTAAACGTTCAAGTGTCGTGAGGACAGCGATCCGCACATTCCTTCATCGCAGGTTCACAACGatcctcatgttcatgtgtaTCGAGACGGGCCATTCACATCTCAGCGGTCTGATGGTTCAGTTGTAACCACAGATGACGAGGCTCATTCatatgtgatgaagatgaaatgtcCTATTCACATTTGTTTCGACAAGATAAGAAGTTTAAGTGAAAGCGGTTCGATTCAGTGCGTCTAAATATCAGTGTAAAATAGTGTGACGCGCATATGATGTGAATTTATTTCTGTCTGTTCTCTCTACCATAAGTACAATTTAATGTTCCTATCTTGTATGTTAGGACACGAGGACACCTTTAAATATACATCATATATTTCTGACtccatttataaaaataaatctgggaACAATTTGCTTTATTTATCGGTTGTTAATCACATTAAGAAGCTCAAGCGTAAGTGGAAAATGAAACGACCAAATTCGCTCTGCTTCCTTTTTGCGATGGAATACGACTCTAtggtccatgttttttttctcaaacgtTGTTTGCACTTCTTTACTCTAACCATAAAGTCTAAATAAAACTATCAACGCATGCGCCCACTCAAGTAaatttttcttattcttttagtctttattttgacaaaGAGAGAAACTCGTTCACTCCTGAAATAACGAAAAGTAACTCGACAGAAAGAAAGCCGTGCTCTTGTTTGTTGAATGGAAGGAAATATTTGGCATTAGAAACGGACCGCAACTACAATCCTAAATAGGAAGTgttcttcaaaaatatatttatgattggttttgatatttttatgatttttctgAGAGTTAAGTGCTGGTTCATCAAAACCCTATTGAATACAGAGCAGAAAAtcacagaaacatgacacatCATTAGATGCACATTAGaaatacaacacaaaataaCGTTCTAGGGTGAAAATGGTGTTCCTCTAAGAGAATATGATATTTAAATGTCCAGAGAAAGATCATCACCACATTGTGTATTTTTCATCACTTTGTGTGGTGATGTCGAACgtagaaaatgtttttctatgCTCGTTGTCGATTAATTTCgtcaaatacaataaaaataataatacgaTTTAATATTAACCTTTACTTATTTGTCCTGAAgttaaaaatgttctttcacTGATTTATCCCGCCCCGAGGGTCGAACATCACCGACCAATCTCTGAATATATATTTGCATATGAACGGGTCCTGCTTCCTGATTGGCTGAAAAGTTTGCGGGCCTGAAGGATAAATGAGTGTCGATGGATGGCGAGATTCACTCAGCGTGGATCCTCGCATCTTCTCTTCAGTCCAGACACCAGAAGATTCGTCTCATCTTCGACCAGCACACCAGTTCTTCTCTGAAGACTCCTCCTGCTTCAAGTGAGACTTCTGGTCTATCAGGTAAAGAGCAACTCTCTCACCTGAGCAACTGACTTGGTGCTGGGTCCAGAGAGCGACGGCCTCTCAAGTCACTTAACAGCTGGATATTGTGAGTTTCAATGAAGCTTGTTACACTGTAACTACAGTGAAACTACTGACTCTTGTGAACTGAACCAAGTTGTTCCTCTTtgcagatgttttcaagcgccAGTGTCCAGACCTCCCACATGGTGCTCACCGGAGACATGCAGGTAGAAGAAGACTCCGAGAGGATCTTCACCAGATCTGTGAACGTTGAATATTAATGATCATGTCTCCAACAGGTGTTTGAATATTCTGAAGACATTCCAGCTCTGGTCGATCTGCCGATCGACTGCTTCCTCTATGAAAGTGACCAACAACTTGAAGTGGCTTTTGAGGTTGTTTTGGCTCCATCTGGAGACGAACTGAGCCCAGACACCTTTTCCATGGAGACAGAAGAGTCGTCATCTGATGACGAAGACCTGATGTTCATGCTGGAACCATGTCCAAGTGAGCTTAAGATAATGGAGCTAAATAACCCGAGTCGAAGCTCTCTTTGATGTTCACCTCGTCActgttctctcctgcagacTCTTCTACTTCTGAGTCGGACCAAGATGAGTCTGATTCTCAGGACGATAGTGAATCTGAATATGTGGAGGACATTTACTGGAACttgagggtcacagaggtgagTCAGAACATCTGCAATTGAAACATGTCATCTTAGACTCTTTGAGACAACCGATttttctccatcaccaggagcGGTTCAGACCAAAGCTGGGCTACATGGACCACCTCCCCCAGATCCTCAAGGACCTCAGGTCTAACTTAGTAGACAAGCTGACCCGGGTTGTTGTAGATCTCCAACTTGACACAGAAACCCTGCATCTCGCCATCAACTACTTGGACCGGATCTTCTCCAACTCCAGATCAGTGAACCTGCAGGACCTGACTCTCATCGGGACGACTGCTCTGTTCATTGCTGCGTGAGTATCAGCAGAACTTTGATGAGGGTCCGGTTGACCACTGACCTGATGCTAGTGTCCTCACTGTTTCACGTGTCCTGGTTTTAGGAAGCACCAGAGCAGGAACCCCCCAGAGGCTCGGGTGTTTGTCCCACGAGATGGAAGCTACACGAAGAAAGAGTTGCTAGAGATGGAGTGGCGTCTCCTCAAAACCCTGGACTTCACTCTGTCAGCCCCCACGTCCTACAccttccttcacatcttcatgtccacctaCCCTGTTTGTGAGACCACACAGAACCTGGCAGCGGCGAGTCcaacttctctgtcttcttctctgctcacatttgagtgtcttcttctgactcctgtgtttcttcctcCTGGTTCAGTTTCTGGCAGACTTGAGTCTCATGGACGTGAACTTGCTGGTGCGACACGACTCGTCTAAagtggcagctgcagctctgttcATGGCCAACTACAGGGTCAACAGAGAGAACTGGGTAAGTTGCTTCAGGTGTATGATGGGATTCACAATCCTCCAGATGGGAGTCACCCTGAACTCACCTTCACTCTTCTCTCTTTCAGCCTGAAGACCTGGACCTGTTCTCTGGATACCCAGTGGAGGACATTGCAGATTGTGTCGATGAACTGTACAAGCTGGAACTCATCTCCGCCACACGCCCCCTGCAGGGCATCAGGACAAAGTACAAGAACTCAATGTAAGTCGAATGGAGGCGCTCGTGAACAGAATccagaaacaaactgaaaatgcgCATTATGAAATGTGGATTCTGTAGTGTGACATATAAAAAGGTGTCATACcgttattttaatgcatttgatTTCGTTCTCCTTCCAGGTCTGTGATTCAAACTGCCTCCACGTCCCAGTCCGGCTCATCAGCACCAACCTACTGGAGACCGTTCAACAACACAATGGGACATTTCCGTCTCACAGAATGAAGATTGACCGTCACGATGGACTCCATTCGTGAAGTCATGAAGACGTGTCAGTGAAATGGAAACCTGTAACGCTACAATAGAAACTGAAGACACTTTTTAAATAATCATGTATGATTAATTTTAAGCCCTTTAAACgtgatatattgatattttatctgcccttttcccaaaacaatcaaatgtatttcatgatattttactaTTTTGTATAAAAACTGAGGTGAATTAAATGATGTTTGTTGGTTTTGATCCTCACCAATAACTCCAATGTATGAACTGACTTTCTCAATAAAGTCTGTTGGGAGCATAGCATGCGTGTTTTTCTGGGGGGATTTTGGTCTTTCCATTTGCCTTTATTATGATCATTTAAGTCAACAATACTGAGACCTAATCCAGACACTtggaattttattatttaatttagcGCACAAAAAGATTGAACTGGATTTTAAACGGTCATTACATTTAAGTTTCCAGGTCAAGGTACTGACTAAATGAACATTTATATGAAGTTATTGTGTAAGATATTCGTGACTGAAATGTAATATGAGCAAATGaaagaactaaaataaaattgtgtccGGCTGAAAATCTGTCTCATACATATTCATCCGAagaatcctaaaaaaaaaaaagaaaagacaaaagttGATCCATACAAAATGCGTTCTCTTTCGCGCATATTCGCCCTTCTTAATGCAACAAAAAATACAGCCGTAATAAACAGCATTTGTCCCATTATTATAAGACATTACAAACAGGTTTGGTGAATATTTCGGATATTTTCGTCTTCAGTCAGACATTGTGAATGGGAAGTTCTccctcattttatttaaatattttgttgttggttttcTGGAACATTTCTTCGatcatgaattttattttttcagagaaTGAGTTTgatatttcaggcagaaattTTTCAATTAGAAAATTGCACTTTTTCAAGAATCATCTCTGTAtctttcaacatatttttttaatgtgtcaccACTTTCAGAGAAAACCGGAATTCATTGTGATTACGCTGCTATCTAAATGTGATTGAATTATTCCTTCACCGTGTTACAGAAATGCTAATCGAATAACTTTAAACCGgaggaaatatttgttttcaataaagtcaaacagaaaCACCGAGTCTCTGAAAAAGCGCTGCAACAATTTCATTCATGCGTATGTTGTCAACGGTTTTCTCCCAACACCGTccactttgctgtgtttttaatcgCTCTTTAAATGTGTTAATTGTACAGTGATCGAGCACAATTTCTTTCAACGCAGGTGCAAATTGATCCCAATTCTCATGAGTCTGGAGGATGGACGGAGCATTCACACCTCAGTGGTCTGATTGTTCACTTCTAATCTCACGATCATGAGTCTCTCTGGTATGTGACGGAGATTAAATGTTCTATTCATATGTGTTTCAACATGATCAGAAGTTTCAGTAAAACTGTCTCGAGCCATTGAGTTCAGCGACCAATGTGAAAGAGAATGATCCATGAAAACTGTGTAAACATACACATCGGTTGTGTCGAAaggtttcaatatttattttgggcATTATATGATGGAATGCAAGATTATGTATACCCATGTCACATTACATCATAAATATACgttaaaaatatattagaaaaaGGGACTATATAATTTGTGATTACGAGATATAAATTGAactaaaactaaattaaaagtTTTTGTCTGAAATTCCGCCGATAACAGCATTAAATATAGCACAAAGCGAAAGGCGAATTTTATATGAAGCACATCTTGTTGTCCAAAGAAACTGCATTTAAAGTTCAACAGTTGTTTTAGAGATCTAATTAAATTACCCAATTACCTAGATTTCATTTTCGATTTTATGGTGAATTAATTCATTAACgttattttatgtttatctCTGAAATTCCGCCGATAACTGCAATAAATATAACACAATGCTAAAAGCGATTTTCGATGAAGCACATCTTGTTGCCcgaaaaaaaactacatttaaagTTCAAGTGTTGTTTAAGAGATCAGGGACGTTATCAGTGACAAGTTGGATTTACTTTTACAAAATCAGAGTTTCCGAGAGGAAAACTGTTTCACTTGAACATTACGAAATCTGGAGTGAATCTGAAGCTCATTTGCCTcgtattttacttttaaaactTGAAAAACTTTGTCAAACTTGACTTCGCTGACAATCGCTCCGCTCtctggtgacgtcactggaTCAGCTCATTTACATGTGACATGGGCGGGGAAAGTTTCCCGCGTCCTGATTGGCTGCCGAGTTGGCGCTCTCCAGCATAAATGGACGGAAACGTCTCTCAAGATTCACTCTGGGATCTTTGCTCATATTCTCCAGTCAGGACAGCAGCAGATTCTTCTTCTGAACTTCCAGACCAGCTGCACCCCGTGGAAGAGTTTTCCAGCTCTGGGAGagactcctcatcatcatcttcagacaTCAAGTGTCCACCCAGAGGTCCAGACCTTCGACATGACACCCTCAGGAGACCTCCACTTCTTCTCTGGTCAGCAGCTCCAAGTGGCTTGTGAAGTGATTCTGGATATGTCAGGAGAGGAAGTGAGCCCAGACATTGTTTTCATGGAGACAGAAGATTCTCCATCAGTGGATGAAGATCAGTGGTCCATGTTGGAGCCCAGTCCAGGTGAGTTTGAGATAATGCAACAGAATAACTTGAGTTGAATCTCTCCTTGATGTTGACCTCATCAtggttctctcctgcagattcTAGCCAGAACTCTTCAGAGTCGGACCAGGACGAGCCAGTGTCTCAGGaagacttgttttctgcatctgAATATGTGGAGGACATTTACTGGAATTTGAGGGCCACAGAGGTGAGTCAGGTCTGAATCTGATCTGAGCTTGTGAATCTTTGAGACAACATGTGTGACTTCTCCTTTCTTCCCATCAGGAGCGGTTCAGACCAAAGCCAGGCTACATGGACCATCACCCACAGACCTTGGAGAACATCAGGCCCTTCACAGTGGACTGGCTGACCCGAATCACCACAGACCTCGGGCTCGACACAGAGACTCTGCATCTGACCATCAACTACTTGGACCGGATCTTCTCCAAATCCAGATCAGTGAAACTACAGGACCTGACTCTGATCGGGACGACTGCTCTGTTCATTGCTACGTAAGTATCAGCAGAACTTTGATGGAGGtccacttgacctctgacctgatgcTAGTGTCCTCACTGTTTCATGTGTCCTGGTTTTAGGAAGCACCAGAGCAGGAACCCCCCGGAGGCTCAGGTGTTTGTCCCACGAGATGGAAGCTACACGAAGAAAGAGTTGCTAGAGATGGAGTGGCGTCTCCTCAAAACCCTGGACTTCACTCTGTCAGCCCCCACGTCCTACAccttccttcacatcttcaTGTCCATCTACCCTGTTTGTGAGACCACACAGAACCTGGCGGTGGTGAGTCcaacttctctgtcttcttctctgctcacatttgagtgtcttcttctgactcctgtgtttcttcctcCTGGTTCAGTTTCTGGCAGACTTGAGTCTGATGGACGTGAACTTGTTGGTGCGACACGACTCGTCTAAagtggcagctgcagctctgttcATGGCCAACTACAGAGTCAACAGAGAGAACTGGGTAAGTTGCTCCAGGTGCATGATGGGATTCACAATCCTCCAATGGGAGTCACGCTTAACTCACCTTCACTCTTTTCTCTTTCAGCCTGAAGACCTGGAAAACTTCTCTGGTTACTCCTTGGAGGACCTCGCAGAGTGTATGGAAACCATGTACAAGCTGGAGCTGCTTCACTCAGAGCTCTCTCTACAGGCCATCAGGTCAAAGTTCACAAAGTCAATGTAAGTTACTCTGgacaagttatttatttttaattcatgactGATCGGATTTGTgcatcaatataaaaaaaaaaaaaaactgacatgacACAATAAAGGtggtgtaaataaatgtatttattgccaGTCAAACTGTTTCTTCCCTTCTTTCCCTGCAGGTCTGTGGTCCAGTGTTGTTCACCATCTTCACCTGTCTGCACAGCATCGATCTACAACTCAGTGTTCTGACCGAGCTGGACTGGATCTGAACTCACGTTCAACTGTTTTTAAACGTGTTTCTTTTGGCAGAACGTCACCTGTGTGGAACACAAGAGTCACTGTTTCTGCAGCCCATTTTTAAAGGAGGATTATATTTTTGCTCtttgtacatattttattattttatattctaaATGAGATTTTTTGCAACAACAATTGTTGTGTGtacttattttaaaataaaatgtccatCGTGATTTTTAGTTGTCGTTTTTAATCCTACACAAATCCTCTCACATACTCTGCAGTGACTGTTCAAACACCTTGTGGATTTCATCCTATGAAAAGCAAAGGTGTCGTGATTTAAAGCaacactgcacaaaaaaaaaacttgttttcagatgaCTTTTTGGAAACCTTGCTCTCAAACATACTTaaatttaattacatttaaaggGTAAAATCATATAGTGAACTGAATGATGAGTGAAGCTAATGCTTTGAAACATAACTCCCAAAAGACGTGTCTCAATTACACTGTGATGGCATCAACAATGACATACGGATAATCTCaaataagttgaataaaaacatcacagtATAATCAATCCGATATTTAGGTTCTGTtagcattatttttcatttctctcattcGTGGAACCAGTTTTCTCACTGGTCAATCCACTTTGCTTCGTTTTCGTAGATGTTGGTTTAAACGTTCAAGTGTCGTGAGGACAGCGATCCGCACATTCCTTCATCGCAGGTTCACAACGatcctcatgttcatgtgtaTCGAGACGGGCCATTCACATCTCAGCGGTCTGATGGTTCAGTTGTAACCACAGATGACGAGGCTCATTCatatgtgatgaagatgaaatgtcCTATTCACATTTGTGTCGACAAGATAAGAAGTTTAAGTGAAAGCGGTTCGATTCAGTGCGTCTAAATATCAGTGTAAAATAGTGTGACGCGCATATGATGTGAATTTATTTCTGTCTGTTCTCTCTACCATAAGTACAATTTAATGTTCCTATCTTGTATGTTAGGACACGAGGACACCTTTAAATATACATCATATATTTCTGACtccatttataaaaataaatctgggaACAATTTGCTTTATTTATCGGTTGTTAATCACATTAAGAAGCTCAAGCGTAAGTGGAAAATGAAACGACCAAATTCGCTCTGCTTCCTTTTTGCGATGGAATACGACTCTAtggtccatgttttttttctcaaacgtTGTTTGCACTTCTTTACTCTAACCATAAAGTCTAAATAAAACTATCAACGCATGCGCCCACTCAAGTAaatttttcttattcttttagtctttattttgacaaaGAGAGAAACTCGTTCACTCCTGAAATAACGAAAAGTAACTCGACAGAAAGAAAGCCGTGCTCTTGTTTGTTGAATGGAAGGAAATATTTGGCATTAGAAACGGACCGCAACTACAATCCTAAATAGGAAGTgttcttcaaaaatatatttatgattggttttgatatttttatgatttttctgAGAGTTAAGTGCTGGTTCATCAAAACCCTATTGAATACAGAGCAGAAAAtcacagaaacatgacacatCATTAGATGCACATTAGaaatacaacacaaaataaCGTTCTAGGGTGAAAATGGTGTTCCTCTAAGAGAATATGATATTTAAATGTCCAGAGAAACATCATCACCACATTGTGTATTTTTCACCACGTTGTGTCGTGATGTCGAACgtagaaaatgtttttctatgCTCGTTGTCGATTAATTTcgtcaaaaacaataaaaataacaatacgaTTTAATATTAACCTTTACTTATTTGTCCTGAAgttaaaaatgttctttcacTGATTTATCCCGCCCCGAGGGTCGAACATCACCGACCAATCTCTGAATATATATTTGCATATGAACGGGTCCTGCTTCCTGATTGGCTGAAAAGTTTGCGGGCCTGAAGGATAAATGAGTGTCGATGGATGGCGAGATTCACTCAGCGTGGATCCTCGCATCTTCTCTTCAGTCCAGACACCAGAAGATTCGTCTCATCTTCGACCAGCACACCAGTTCTTCTCTGAAGACTCCTCCTGCTTCAAGTGAGACTTCTGGTCTATCAGGTAAAGAGCAACTCTCTCACCTGAGCAACTGACTTGGTGCTGGGTCCAGAGAGCGACGGCCTCTCAAGTCACTTAACAGCTGGATATTGTGAGTTTCAATGAAGCTTGTTACACTGTAACTACAGTGAAACTACTGACTCTTGTGAACTGAACCAAGTTGTTCCTCTTtgcagatgttttcaagcgccAGTGTCCAGACCTCCCACATGGTGCTCACCGGAGACATGCAGGTAGAAGAAGACTCCGAGAGGATCTTCACCAGATCTGTGAACGTTGAATATTAATGATCATGTCTCCAACAGGTGTTTGAATATTCTGAAGACATTCCAGCTCTGGTCGATCTGCCGATCGACTGCTTCCTCTATGAAAGTGACCAACAACTTGAAGTGGCTTTTGAGGTTGTTTTGGCTCCATCTGGAGACGAACTGAGCCCAGACACCTTTTCCATGGAGACAGAAGAGTCGTCATCTGATGACGAAGACCTGATGTTCATGCTGGAACCATGTCCAAGTGAGCTTAAGATAATGGAGCTAAATAACCCGAGTCGAAGCTCTCTTTGATGTTCACCTCGTCActgttctctcctgcagacTCTTCTACTTCTGAGTCGGACCAAGATGAGTCTGATTCTCAGGACGATAGTGAATCTGAATATGTGGAGGACATTTACTGGAACttgagggtcacagaggtgagTCAGAACATCTGCAATTGAAACATGTCACCTTAGACTCTTTGAGACAACCGATttttctccatcaccaggagcGGTTCAGACCAAAGCTGGGCTACATGGACCACCTCCCCCAGATCCTCAAGGACCTCAGGTCTAACTTAGTAGACAAGCTGACCCGGGTTGTTGTAGATCTCCAACTTGACACAGAAACCCTGCATCTCGCCATCAACTACTTGGACCGGATCTTCTCCAACTCCAGATCAGTGAACCTGCAGGACCTGACTCTCATCGGGACGACTGCTCTGTTCATTGCTGCGTGAGTATCAGCAGAACTTTGATGAGGGTCcgcttgacctctgacctgatgcTAGTGTCCTCACTGTTTC
It contains:
- the LOC128763006 gene encoding G2/mitotic-specific cyclin-A-like, with the translated sequence MTPSGDLHFFSGQQLQVACEVILDMSGEEVSPDIVFMETEDSPSVDEDQWSMLEPSPDSSQNSSESDQDEPVSQEDLFSASEYVEDIYWNLRATEERFRPKPGYMDHHPQTLENIRPFTVDWLTRITTDLGLDTETLHLTINYLDRIFSKSRSVKLQDLTLIGTTALFIAT
- the LOC128763072 gene encoding cyclin-A1-like, which produces MVLTGDMQVFEYSEDIPALVDLPIDCFLYESDQQLEVAFEVVLAPSGDELSPDTFSMETEESSSDDEDLMFMLEPCPNSSTSESDQDESDSQDDSESEYVEDIYWNLRVTEERFRPKLGYMDHLPQILKDLRSNLVDKLTRVVVDLQLDTETLHLAINYLDRIFSNSRSVNLQDLTLIGTTALFIAAKHQSRNPPEARVFVPRDGSYTKKELLEMEWRLLKTLDFTLSAPTSYTFLHIFMSIYPFLADLSLMDVNLLVRHDSSKVAAAALFMANYRVNRENWPEDLDLFSGYPVEDIADCVDELYKLELISATRPLQGIRTKYKNSMSVIQTASTSQSGSSAPTYWRPFNNTMGHFRLTE
- the LOC128752683 gene encoding cyclin-A1-like, whose protein sequence is MEWRLLKTLDFTLSAPTSYTFLHIFMSIYPVCETTQNLAVFLADLSLMDVNLLVRHDSSKVAAAALFMANYRVNRENWPEDLENFSGYSLEDLAECMETMYKLELLHSELSLQAIRSKFTKSMSVVQCCSPSSPVCTASIYNSVF
- the LOC128752382 gene encoding cyclin-A1-like, with product MTPSGDVLFFSGQQLQVACEVILDMSGEEASPDIVFMETEDSPSVDEDQWSMLEPSPDSSQNSSESDQDEPVSQEDLFSASEYVEDIYWNLRATEERFRPKPGYMDHHPQTLENIRPFTVDWLTRITTDLGLDTETLHLTINYLDRIFSKSRSMKLQDLTLIGTTALFIATKHQSRNPPEAQVFVPRDGSYTKKELLEMEWRLLKTLDFTLSAPTAYTFLHIFMSIYPVCETTQNLAVFLADLSLMDVNLLVRHDSSKVAAAALFMANYRVNRENWPEDLENFSGYSLEDLAECMETMYKLELLHSELPLQAIRSKFTKSMSVVQCCSPSSPVCTASIYNSVF
- the LOC128762947 gene encoding cyclin-A1-like, producing the protein MDGEIHSAWILASSLQSRHQKIRLIFDQHTSSSLKTPPASSETSGLSACYTMFSSASVQTSHMVLTGDMQVFEYSEDIPALVDLPIDCFLYESDQQLEVAFEVVLAPSGDELSPDTFSMETEESSSDDEDLMFMLEPCPNSSTSESDQDESDSQDDSESEYVEDIYWNLRVTEERFRPKLGYMDHLPQILKDLRSNLVDKLTRVVVDLQLDTETLHLAINYLDRIFSNSRSVNLQDLTLIGTTALFIAAKHQSRNPPEARVFVPRDGSYTKKELLEMEWRLLKTLDFTLSAPTSYTFLHIFMSTYPFLADLSLMDVNLLVRHDSSKVAAAALFMANYRVNRENWPEDLDLFSGYPVEDIADCVDELYKLELISATRPLQGIRTKYKNSMSVIQTASTSQSGSSAPTYWRPFNNTMGHFRLTE